In Musa acuminata AAA Group cultivar baxijiao chromosome BXJ3-11, Cavendish_Baxijiao_AAA, whole genome shotgun sequence, one DNA window encodes the following:
- the LOC135652657 gene encoding uncharacterized protein LOC135652657 gives MLDQLLIFTRGGLILWELGSSLKGSPIDALIRSCLLEERSADAAFHYDAPGAGGGAAYTLKWVFDNDLGLVFVAVYQRIFHLLYVDDLLAAARREFSRIHDPSRTSYDDFNETFRQLQKEAEARAEEMRKSKQAARVPTAPKKQTSGSGKQRNSGSSGNTSGSGKDESDGDSGKGRWLANGSSNGQGNESKDNSRAPSGFLKGKETGAPEVGAFDVNKLQKLRSKGGKKTDTGGVGSKATKAEPKKNVKKNRVWDDSPSESRLDFTNPVDERGEEPLEVVEADRGESMMDKEEIVSSESESEEDEEVENEKPCTKKKGWFSSMFQSIAGNAVLEKSDLKPALKALKDRLMTKNVAEEIAEKLCESVAASLEGKKLGSFTRVSSTVQTAMEEALLRILTPKRSIDILRDVHVAKEQGRPYVVVFVGVNGVGKSTNLAKVAYWLLQHEVNVMLAACDTFRSGAVEQLRTHARRLQIPIFEKGYEKDPAIVAKEAIQEAKSNNSDVVLVDTAGRMQDNEPLMRALSKLINLNNPDLVLFVGEALVGNDAVDQLTKFNQKLADLSTISNARLIDGILLTKFDTIDDKVGAALSMVYVSGAPVMFVGCGQSYTDLKKLNVKSIVKTLLK, from the exons ATGTTGGACCAGCTGCTGATCTTTACGCGGGGTGGGCTGATCCTGTGGGAGCTCGGCAGCTCGCTCAAGGGGTCCCCGATCGACGCGCTCATCCGCTCCTGCCTCCTCGAGGAGCGCTCCGCAGACGCGGCCTTCCACTACGACGCTCCCGGCGCCGGCGGCGGAGCCGCCTACACCCTCAAGTGGGTCTTCGACAACGACCTCGGCCTCGTCTTCGTCGCCGTCTACCAGCGCATCTTTCATCTCCTCTACGTAGACGATCTCCTCGCGGCCGCTCGCCGCGAGTTCTCCCGGATCCACGACCCCAGTCGCACGTCGTACGATGATTTCAACGAGACCTTCCGCCAGCTCCAGAAGGAGGCCGAGGCGCGGGCGGAGGAGATGCGCAAGTCCAAGCAGGCTGCCCGCGTCCCCACGGCGCCCAAGAAGCAAACCAGCGGTTCCGGGAAGCAACGAAATAGCGGTAGCAGTGGCAACACCAGCGGTTCTGGGAAAGACGAGTCAGATGGCGATTCAGGAAAGGGCCGTTGGTTAGCGAATGGTAGTTCAAATGGGCAAGGGAATGAAAGTAAAGACAATTCTCGTGCCCCGAGTGGTTTTCTGAAGGGAAAAGAGACCGGAGCGCCTGAAGTTGGGGCATTCGATGTAAACAAGTTACAGAAGTTGCGGTCCAAAGGTGGGAAGAAGACGGACACTGGTGGCGTTGGGAGCAAGGCCACCAAGGCGGAGCCAAAGAAGAATGTGAAGAAGAACAGGGTTTGGGATGATTCACCTTCTGAGTCGAGATTGGATTTTACGAATCCAGTGGATGAGAGAGGGGAAGAGCCTCTGGAGGTTGTGGAGGCAGATCGGGGAGAGAGCATGATGGATAAGGAGGAAATTGTGAGCAGCGAAAGTGagagtgaggaagatgaggaagtGGAGAATGAAAAACCTTGCACGAAGAAGAAGGGGTGGTTCTCGTCTATGTTCCAAAG TATTGCAGGTAATGCTGTGTTAGAGAAGTCTGACTTGAAACCAGCCTTGAAAGCTCTCAAGGATAGGTTGATGACTAAAAATGTG GCTGAGGAAATAGCTGAAAAGCTTTGTGAATCAGTAGCAGCTAGTCTTGAGGGGAAAAAACTGGGCTCCTTTACGAGAGTTTCTTCAACAGTTCAG ACAGCCATGGAAGAGGCACTTCTTCGTATTTTAACACCAAAGAGATCCATTGACATTTTGCGAGATGTCCATGTCGCTAAGGAGCAAGGAAGACCTTATGTTGTTGTTTTTGTTGGTGTCAATGGAGTTGGAAAATCTACCAATCTTGCCAAG GTTGCATACTGGCTTTTGCAACATGAAGTTAATGTAATGCTGGCAGCATGTGATACATTCAGGTCTGGTGCTGTTGAACAGCTTCGGACTCATGCACGCAGACTCCAG ATACCTATCTTCGAGAAAGGCTACGAAAAGGATCCCGCAATTGTAGCGAAAGAAGCTATCCAGGAGGctaaatccaataattcagatgTTGTCCTTGTCGACACAGCTGGCCGTATGCAG GATAATGAGCCACTGATGAGAGCACTCTCCAAGCTCATCAACCTCAACAACCCAGATCTGGTACTTTTTGTTGGAGAGGCTTTGGTTGGAAATGATGCTGTGGATCAATTAACCAAGTTCAACCAG AAATTAGCAGACCTGTCCACGATTTCGAATGCCAGGTTGATCGATGGCATCCTGCTCACCAAGTTCGACACGATTGATGATAAG GTTGGAGCAGCTCTTTCCATGGTCTATGTTTCAGGAGCTCCAGTGATGTTTGTTGGTTGCGGTCAGTCCTACACCGACCTTAAGAAGCTCAACGTGAAGTCCATTGTCAAAACTCTTCTGAAGTGA
- the LOC103970355 gene encoding uncharacterized protein LOC103970355, which translates to MFKAARWRSEKNKIKAVFKLQFQATQVPLSASEAATVSLVPLDVGKPTVRSERVAVVGGTCKWSNPVYETVKLTRDPKSGKINDKLYQFLVSTTGSTRAGLLGEAIVNLADYVEVFRASSVSFHLKTEAILHVTIQRMLDDVAGREVEENGDAIMRQQGRTLQSQLTKSDNEEGVKALNGRNDANLVKDVSYISREARVKFPSSRNLPTYDDCNGKLEKSHSFDAISAASSDSSSEIYTPKENSIKNGNNQKDSTSLLSPLADIGMQPKLMTSSGDWSETLAPDRSTDGSTNSSGESGLTERLQCSDETLEKLKNEVVILMRKVEVSELELQTLRKQITKENKRGQDLLKEISSLKEERSALRRECEELKLSQKRTDFDETLSTESQLVREDPLSKLEEIKQELYHEKNLNSSLRLQLQKTQEANSELLLAVRDLDDLLEQKNRETLCHKCRKNDVEAENDEDIQGSKFRNQLPQLHQSECKQVLLETTSENDKEQHALLVNGHNNMRTEYSLEEKIADLNSEIELYNKDREELEMQMEQLALDYEILKQENHDVSHKLEQTQLREQLRMQYECSAHLSVISDLETHVQCLEKELQTQVESFESDADTLMQAKVEQEKKAIQAEQALRKTQWNNANTAERLHEELNKLSSQVSSVFYDNEKIVKQALKEASELRSQRSHLEKMLEETKENLVSLRGQYRMNLQQLLNLVNFKSKEADRLHLELKNKKEELEDYKKSGEARLKESWEKMQLLKNEIENLKMENYLISGQKEKLAAEMENLESTNTGNQLTLQVKNSENEILKNEIALLKQKVENTLEELSDLRNMKDEKETMITMLNSKVETLGVQYNDLKQSLSEGELEKEKLRRLVSNLTGGLLKEEDMIISSEEELGNSYTNEGKPCQKSNKFAGTNEFEGDVACLQQQRVGNKAQKNDINNKDQELATRHSGTNSEENQHIVSYICDQYTFAKMLSEMALLKRQNESMEAELKEMQERYSEISLKFAEVEGERQQLVMTIRTLKNALKN; encoded by the exons ATGTTCAAGGCAGCACGATGGAGGAGCGAGAAGAACAAGATCAAGGCTGTGTTCAAGTTGCAGTTCCAAGCGACACAG GTACCGCTGTCGGCATCGGAGGCGGCGACGGTAAGCTTGGTCCCTCTCGACGTCGGAAAACCGACTGTGAGATCAGAGAGGGTTGCGGTGGTTGGTGGAACCTGCAAATGGTCGAACCCAGTTTATGAAACAGTGAAGCTAACGCGTGATCCCAAGAGCGGAAAGATCAACGACAAGTTATACCAATTTCTTGTTTCCACCACC GGATCCACCAGAGCTGGACTCCTGGGAGAAGCCATTGTTAACCTGGCAGATTATGTTGAAGTGTTCAGAGCTTCATCTGTTTCGTTCCATCTCAAGACAGAAGCCATCTTGCAT GTTACCATACAGAGAATGCTGGATGACGTTGCAGGAAG GGAAGTTGAAGAAAATGGAGATGCAATCATGAGGCAACAAGGAAGAACATTACAGAGCCAGTTAACCAAAAGCGACAATGAGGAAGGAGTCAAAGCTCTAAATGGCAGGAATGATGCTAACTTGGTGAAA GATGTGTCATATATTAGCAGAGAGGCAAGGGTAAAATTTCCATCGAGCAGAAACCTTCCCACTTACGATGACTGTAATGGCAAACTCGAAAAATCTCACAGTTTTGATGCTATATCAGCGGCTAGTTCTGATAGTAGCTCAGAAATATATACACCAAAAGAGAACAGCATCAAGAATGGCAACAACCAAAAAGACTCCACCAGCTTACTATCGCCTCTTGCGGACATTGGTATGCAACCAAAGTTGATGACCAGCTCAGGTGATTGGTCTGAAACTTTAGCTCCTGATAGAAGCACGGATGGATCAACAAACAGCTCAGGCGAGTCTGGGTTAACAGAAAGACTGCAATGTTCAGATGAGACTCTTGAGAAACTAAAAAACGAAGTTGTCATTTTAATGAGGAAGGTGGAGGTATCAGAACTGGAGTTGCAGACTTTGCGAAAGCAAATCACCAAGGAAAATAAGCGAGGACAAGATCTTTTAAAGGAAATAAGCAGCCTGAAGGAGGAAAGAAGTGCTTTACGAAGAGAATGTGAAGAACTTAAGCTTTCACAAAAGAGAACAGATTTTGATGAAACACTTTCAACTGAATCACAGCTTGTTAGAGAAGATCCTTTGTCCAAGCTAGAAGAAATCAAACAAGAGTTATACCATGAGAAAAATCTGAATTCAAGTCTTCGCTTGCAGTTACAAAAAACACAGGAAGCTAACTCTGAACTGTTACTTGCCGTCAGAGATCTTGATGACCTGTTGGAGCAGAAAAACAGGGAGACACTCTGCCATAAATGCAGAAAAAATGATGTCGAAGCAGAAAATGATGAGGATATTCAAGGTTCAAAATTTAGAAATCAACTCCCACAATTGCATCAATCTGAATGTAAACAAGTGTTGCTGGAAACAACTTCAGAAAATGATAAGGAGCAACATGCATTGTTAGTCAATGGGCATAATAACATGAGGACTGAATATTCACTGGAGGAGAAGATCGCTGACCTTAACAGTGAAATAGAATTGTACAACAAGGACCGTGAAGAACTTGAAATGCAAATGGAACAGCTTGCTTTGGACTATGAAATTCTGAAGCAAGAAAACCATGATGTCTCTCATAAGCTGGAGCAAACGCAACTGCGAGAGCAACTCAGGATGCAGTACGAGTGTTCAGCACATTTATCGGTTATCAGTGACCTTGAAACCCATGTTCAATGCTTAGAGAAAGAACTTCAAACTCAGGTTGAATCATTTGAATCAGATGCAGACACACTAATGCAAGCTAAAGTTGAACAAGAGAAAAAGGCCATACAAGCAGAGCAAGCACTGAGGAAAACACAGTGGAACAATGCTAACACTGCTGAACGACTTCATGAGGAACTTAATAAGCTTTCTTCACAAGTTTCATCTGTATTTTATGACAACGAGAAAATAGTGAAGCAAGCTTTAAAAGAAGCTAGTGAATTGCGTTCACAAAGAAGCCATCTGGAGAAAATGTTGGAGGAAACCAAGGAAAACCTAGTATCACTGCGAGGGCAATACCGTATGAATCTTCAACAGCTATTAAACCTTGTaaattttaaatctaaagaaGCAGATAGGCTGCACTTGGAACTCAAAAACAAGAAAGAGGAGCTTGAAGATTATAAGAAGTCTGGGGAAGCAAGGCTCAAAGAATCCTGGGAGAAAATGCAATTACTGAAAAATGAGATTGAAAATCTCAAAATGGAGAATTATCTCATCTCAGGACAGAAAGAGAAATTGGCAGCAGAGATGGAAAATTTGGAGTCAACAAATACAGGAAATCAGTTAACGCTACAAGTTAAAAACTCAGAAAATGAAATTCTCAAGAACGAGATAGCACTATTGAAGCAGAAAGTAGAAAATACATTGGAGGAATTAAGCGACCTGAGGAACATGAAAGATGAAAAAGAGACCATGATCACAATGCTAAACTCCAAGGTAGAAACCCTTGGAGTGCAGTACAATGACCTGAAGCAATCACTGTCTGAAGGTGAATTAGAAAAAGAGAAACTGAGGAGACTGGTTTCCAACTTGACGGGTGGTCTCTTAAAGGAGGAGGATATGATAATCAGTTCAGAGGAAGAACTTGGGAACAGCTACACCAAT GAAGGCAAACCTTGCCAAAAAAGCAACAAGTTTGCTGGCACAAATGAATTCGAAGGTGATGTTGCTTGTCTACAACAGCAAAGGGTGGGAAACAAAGcacaaaaaaatgatataaacaaCAAAGATCAAGAATTAGCCACAAG GCACTCTGGAACTAACTCAGAAGAAAATCAACACATTGTTTCCTATATATGTGATCAGTATACATTTGCTAAAATGTTGAGTGAGATGGCTCTTCTGAAAAGACAGAATGAATCAATGGAAGCTGAGCTGAAAGAAATGCAAGAAAGATATTCTGAGATAAGCCTGAAATTTGCAGAAGTAGAAGGTGAAAGACAGCAACTTGTGATGACAATCCGGACTCTTAAAAATGCTTTGAAGAATTAG